Part of the Lentimicrobium sp. L6 genome, GTGGTTTTATTACGAGTTTATATGTGGTTTTAGTACCCATATTCTATTTGTTTCTGAAGAGAAAAGTTGGTTTGCATATTTGGTTCGGTGCTATTTTAGCAGTTGTTGGTTTGTATTTTCTAAGTGTAAAAGAAGGACTTTCTATTAATTGGGGTGATAGTTTGGTTTTAATAAGTGCGGTATTCTGGGCTATTCATGTGATGATGATTGGTTATTTTGCACCAAAGTATGCTATTCTCTTACTTTCCATTATTCAATTTACCATTACGGCTATTTTAAGCTTAAGTGTAGCTTTTGTAATGGAAGATGTCATTTGGACACAAATTCTAAGTGGATACATCCCTATTATATATGGTGGTATTTTTGCAGTAGGAATAGCCTATACATTACAGGTTTTTGCACAAAAGAAAGTGGCTTCGGAACAAGCGGCAATTATTCTTAGCTTTGAGTCGGCATTTGCCATGCTCGGGGGATGGCTTTTGTTGAATGAACAACACGGATGGAGATCCTTAATGGGAGCAGGGTTAATGATGATTGGAATTGTAATTTCGCAGATAAATTGGAAAAAATCATAAATATGAAGACAAGATTATTAGGTTTAGTTTTATTGTTTTTAGCAAGTGGCCATTTTGTTGTGGCTCAGAACAAATCAAAAGTGGAGCTCTTTTTAGCTTCTATTGATGGTGTTGATTATGAAAAAACCTCAGCTGATTCTATTTCCCCTGAAACTTACACCTTATATATAGATCAATATATCGATCATCAAGATGCAAAAGCGGGTCAGTTTACACAAAAATTATATTTGACTCATTTAAACGATAGCCTACCTACAGTAATGGTGACCGAAGGCTATGGAGCTGGAGGAAATTTTTATTCGGAGCCAGCAAGGATAATTGGTGCCAATCAAATCATTGTTGAGCATCGTTATTTTGGTGAAAGTGCACCTGATTCTATGAATTGGGCACAACTAAATACCGCTAATGCAGCAGCCGATCATCACCATGTTTATAATACTTTTTCAAAGTTTTATAAAAACCATTGGATAAGTACTGGGATTTCTAAAGGAGGACAAACCAGTATTTTTTATAAATACTATTACCCAGAGGATATGCATATTAGTATGCCTTATGTGGCTCCTTTAAATTTAGAGCAGGAAGATGTGCGCATCAATTGGTTTTTGCGTCATGTGGCCACACCAGAAGAGGATGCCATTATATTGAATTATCAAAGGTTGATGTTACAGAATTTCGATAAAATATTTCCAAAATTTAAAGCAGGGGCCGATAAGAATGAGCAAAAGTTTGCTATAAACGATACGGCAGCTTATGAGTTTATGGTTTTAGAGTTTCCTTTTTCTTATTTTCAATGGGGAAGTCTTGAATTAGAAGATATACCAAAAAAATATAGTAGACCCAAAAAAATGATGAAACCCATGTTCGATTTGGGTTTAGTGAGTTTTTATTTTGAATCTACTTTAGATGAACTCATGCCATTTATGGTTCAGGCTTATCGTGAATTGGGTTATTACGATTATGATTTGGACTCTTTACAACCTTATCTACGAAAAGTGGAAAACTCTAGTAATATTGCTTTTGTTCCCGAAGAATTAAGGTTTGAATATGATGCGGAAATTATGAATGAAGTATACGATTTTATCCATAATGAAGGTAATAGGATGATTTATGTCTATGGTGAATTAGACCCATGGAGCAGTACTTCGGTAAATCCAGATTCAAGAGTAGATGCCATTAAACTGGTTTTATCTGGTGGATCCCATTCAACACGTATCCGTCATTTTACTGAAGAGCAGCAAAAGATGATCAAAGAACAACTCGAAAAATGGTTGCAAAATGACTGATTTTATAATGAAATATATGGTGTCCATTTCAGATATTAATTATGGTGGTCATATGGGGAATGATAAGTCTTTGGCATTGTTTCACGAAGCTAGAATCGGCTACTTAAAAAGCTTAGGATATTCGGAGATGAATATTGGTGAGGGATTGGGGATTATTATGAAAGATGCGCATGTGGATTATTTAGCTGAAGTTTTTCATGGCGATGAGCTGATGGTGAAAGTTAGTTTGGGTGAGCAAAAAGGGCCTTTATTCCATTTGAACTATGAAGTAAATAGAGTTTCTGATGCGAAAATGGTATTCACTGGACGAACAGGGATTTTAGCTTTTGATTACGAAAAAAGAAAAGTAGTGAGGACTCCACAGGTGTTTTTCCATAAAATAAAAGAACATTATGGCTATTAAAGCGCTTGTTTTTGATTGGGGAGACACCATTATGCGTGATCTTCCTTTTGAAGGAGCCATGAAAGATTGGCCATTGGTATCTTTGGTTTCTGGAGCTGAAGAAATTTTGAAGCAATTGCAGAAGAAGTATACAATTGTGATGGCCAGTAATGCTGATGATTCTAGTTCACAAGATATTGTTGAGGCCTTAAAAAGGGTAGGAGTGTCCCAATATTTTCATCGTGTTTTTTCCTCAAGCGATATTGGTTACGAAAAACCGCATCATAAATTCTTTCAATATATCCAACAAGAATTAAAATTGGAGGAGTCTGAATTGGTAATGATTGGCAATAGTTGTGAAAAAGATATTGAAGGAGCAAAATCGGTGTCTTGGAAAACTATTTGGTTCAAAGAGAATAATAAAAGTAAACAAGAATGTGAGCAAGCCGATGCCACAGTATATCATATGAGTGCCCTATTAGAAATTATAGAAAACATATAAACCATGAGTGAATTTAAAGAATTTTACCAAACATTTTTAGATAAATTAGAAGAAGCCAGAAAAGCGCAAGATTCTGTTACCTTTCAAAAGCTAATGCATGTAGTTGAGCCCAACTGGCAGCAAGAAGATCAAGAAATATTTGCCGATTATTGTCAGACCAAGGCTGGCTTATATGCGCTTTTTGGAGAGAACCTAGATATGGATGATTGGATGAGCAAGGCACTTCAGTTTTCGAATAGCGAAATGCATACACATATTTACTTCAAATGGCTGTCATTGTATTTCCATCAGTTAAGGGCTTTAACTAAAGAATCTAAGATAAAAGGAAACTTTAGTTCTATTTTCAATGTTTCGGAGCAAGCCATTAAATTAGAAAAGGATTATTATACTAAGCTAGCATTTGAATCCATGAGAATCCTCAGTTTGGCTGCACTTGGAAAACACGATGAGGTAAAACAAGAGATTCAGTCTTTAAATTTAAAAGATGTTCCAAGTAAATTGGTGAATGACTCCACTAAACTTCAGTATTTCTATGCTAATATTTATAAGCTATTGGTGGCCACATTAGAAATTAGGGATGCTAAACTTTTGGAGAAAATTCTAAAAATGATCACTATTGATGATGCTTTAATGGCTTCGAGTGCTCCGCTGTTTAGAAAGTTCAATACTGTTGTAATGGATTTAGCAGATATGAGACCAGAAATGGCTGCCGATTTCAATTATTTTTATCAAATGCGAAAGCAATGGTCGGGATTCTTGCCTAACTTTAGTCTATTTACTATGATGATTGAAGAGGAGAATGTGAAGGGGTTAGATTTCTTTTTCGATTCTTTGTAGGAGGTAGTTAATAGATAACAGTTAACCGATAATGGTGAATAGGTGACAGTTAACAGTGCATGAGTTGTAAATTGCTTTTGGTAAGTTGAAGTTCATTGAGCCTGCAGAAATAACCAGTATTAAAGCTTCAGTTACCATTTAACGACTAGTAGATATCAGTTACTAATTTTGAGGTTCAGAAGTTTAGAGGTTTAGAGTACTGTATAGCTAAATCATAAATATGTATAGCAAAATCGAAGTTTACAACCAACTTTAGTCATTCTATGAACTTTGTATTCTAGGCGCTTCAACTACTTTATACTTTAGTCACTTCAAGTACTTTATGAACTCTTAATTATATTCTAGCTTTATGGCGAAGATGTAAATCGGCTAATGCAATAGCGCTTACTGCCTCTACTATCACTGGCATTCTTAGGGCGATACAGGCATCGTGTCTACCTTTTACATTGAGGTTTTGTACTTTGTTTTCTTTGAGGTTGAAAGTTTGTTGACCTTTGGTGATGCTACTTGTGGGTTTCACGGCTACTCGTATCACCATTTCATTACCATTGGTGATTCCTCCGTTGATTCCTCCTGCATGATTGGTTTCGGTGGTGCCCTCTTTGTCGATAATCATATCGTTATTTTCGCTACCCGTCATTCTGGCTGCCTGAAAACCACTTCCTATTTCCATTCCTTTAACAGCTGGTATAGCGAATAGTGCATG contains:
- a CDS encoding S28 family serine protease — encoded protein: MKTRLLGLVLLFLASGHFVVAQNKSKVELFLASIDGVDYEKTSADSISPETYTLYIDQYIDHQDAKAGQFTQKLYLTHLNDSLPTVMVTEGYGAGGNFYSEPARIIGANQIIVEHRYFGESAPDSMNWAQLNTANAAADHHHVYNTFSKFYKNHWISTGISKGGQTSIFYKYYYPEDMHISMPYVAPLNLEQEDVRINWFLRHVATPEEDAIILNYQRLMLQNFDKIFPKFKAGADKNEQKFAINDTAAYEFMVLEFPFSYFQWGSLELEDIPKKYSRPKKMMKPMFDLGLVSFYFESTLDELMPFMVQAYRELGYYDYDLDSLQPYLRKVENSSNIAFVPEELRFEYDAEIMNEVYDFIHNEGNRMIYVYGELDPWSSTSVNPDSRVDAIKLVLSGGSHSTRIRHFTEEQQKMIKEQLEKWLQND
- a CDS encoding DMT family transporter; the encoded protein is MKSFKYSLVLILVSAIWGFSFVAQRSGMDYVGPYTFNGVRFLLGSLSLLPLYFLQKDRKRLKIEEFKKISLAGLILGVALFIAASLQQIGMQFTSAANGGFITSLYVVLVPIFYLFLKRKVGLHIWFGAILAVVGLYFLSVKEGLSINWGDSLVLISAVFWAIHVMMIGYFAPKYAILLLSIIQFTITAILSLSVAFVMEDVIWTQILSGYIPIIYGGIFAVGIAYTLQVFAQKKVASEQAAIILSFESAFAMLGGWLLLNEQHGWRSLMGAGLMMIGIVISQINWKKS
- a CDS encoding HAD family hydrolase, with amino-acid sequence MAIKALVFDWGDTIMRDLPFEGAMKDWPLVSLVSGAEEILKQLQKKYTIVMASNADDSSSQDIVEALKRVGVSQYFHRVFSSSDIGYEKPHHKFFQYIQQELKLEESELVMIGNSCEKDIEGAKSVSWKTIWFKENNKSKQECEQADATVYHMSALLEIIENI
- a CDS encoding thioesterase family protein codes for the protein MTDFIMKYMVSISDINYGGHMGNDKSLALFHEARIGYLKSLGYSEMNIGEGLGIIMKDAHVDYLAEVFHGDELMVKVSLGEQKGPLFHLNYEVNRVSDAKMVFTGRTGILAFDYEKRKVVRTPQVFFHKIKEHYGY